The genomic interval CCTGGCGTCTGACAATCCCGAGCAGCTGGCGAAGTCGCGCGACTCGTTTGCCGGCGAGATCGTGCGCGCCCATGCGATGGGTGCTGCGGCGCTCAACGTGCATACCGGCTCGTCGAAGGAGCTGCCGCGCGAGGAGGTCGCGGGCCGTATCGCGCACGTGGTCGTCGAGGCGCGCGGACTCGCCGCGGAGATGGCAGGCCCGCAGGTCAACGAGCTGCCGGTCGTGTTCGAGGACACGGCGGGTGCTGGTGACACGTATGGCACGACCGTCGGGGAGCTTGCGGCCATTCTGCGCGAGCTGGCGGAGCTCGGTCGGCCTGACGCCGAGGCAGGCATCTGCATCGATACGTGCCACGCCTGGGCGGCCGGGTACGACCTCTCTTCGCATGCAGGCTGGGATGAGCTGTTGGGGGAGATTGATGGGCTCTGTGGGCTGGCTGGGGGTACTGGCGGCCTGGCTCGCCTGCGTTGGATCCACGCCAACGACTGCAAGTACGAGCGGGGGTCGCGCAAAGACCGCCACGAGTGGATCGGCCGGGGCTGCGTCGGTCTTGACGGCTTTGCTGACATGGTGCGCAGACCCGAGCTGAGTCACGTGAACGTTGTCGTGGAGATGCCGGGGGAGATGCCCGAAAAGGACGAAGTGAACGTGCGTTTGCTGCAGCGACTGCGTGACGAGCGCTAGGGGACGGGGCGCGGGATGGTGAGATTTGCCCGTGCATCCCGCCCCTAGCTGGCGTGGCGCCTACTCTTGGGTTGGCCCGGGATCGTCGGTGGACGAGGGAGCGTCCTCTTCGCTGGGCGCGTTCGACATGAACAGGACGTTGTCGGCGGCGAGCTCGTCGGGGCCGAGGCAGTCGACGCCTTCCTGCTTGCACAGGTTGGCGAGCGCCCTGTCGAGCGTGACGAGCGTGGCAGCGTTGTGCCGGGCGAGCACGAAGTAGAACATGTCGTACGGGGAGTGATCGAGCCTCAGCGACTCGGCGAAGGCCTCGGTGCGATCTTGTGCGATGCCGGCGTATGTATCTATGAGGGTGCTTGCGAGCTCCATTTTTGCTAGAGCTTCACGTTTGCTCATAAGTCCGGCGCGTACATATTTCCGAAGGGCGCTCGGCAGCTCTGCGTGGATAAGCGAGGAGCTGATGATGGGCTCACCGGTGGTGATGCGCTCGATGAGGAGCGCGCCATTCGGTGTATGCCGAACGATATCGATCAGGGCGCTACAGTCCAAAACGATCATCGGTTATCACGATCCTCCCGCACGAGTTCAACGGAGCTGGGAAAGTCTTTGGGATCAATGACGATGGGCTGTGCCCTCAGAGTGGCAAGAACTTCCGCCTGGCGCCGCTTCCGACTGTGTTCGGGGAGGTCCTTTACGTGACATGCGCTGTACTGGATCGTGTAGTAACTGTTTTGTGGCGCTTTCTGCTTGTCATCGGACGCCCCTTCCTTGGCGCCCTCCTCAAGATCAAGAAGTTTGAACGTATTCCCGGAGAGCAGATATTGCTTCACCGCGACGATGGTCTCTTGGGTGATGCTGCGGTGGTTCTCCTTGGCTTTTGCGCGAAGATCCTCGTAGAGGTCCTCGGGAAAATCGCGCACCTGCAGGGCTGGCATGGATGGCCTCCTTGTCTGTGGAGTGCAACTTTTCATGCACTATACATGTAGTATACATGCCATAAGCAAGCTATGCCACAGCAGAGGCCTATTTACTTTTTGTCGGCGAGACGCTTTCCCAGAAGAACGAACCACAGAAATATGCCGGCAGCCAGATCGGCCACGGGTATGAGGGCGCAGACCGTGAGCGCGCGTGACCAGCCGAGCGAGATAACGTGGGCTTCGCACGCCTCTCGTGCCGCGCCGATGACATGGACCGAACCGCCGAGAATGCCCAGGTAGAGTAGGGCGAGCAGGATGACCCACGTGCCGACCTGCACCTCGTAAGAGCCCATGGTTAGCAACGTGGCATACACCATGATGACGAGCACCTCAAGCGGCAGCGTCAGCGCTTTGATGATGAAGCCCTGCAGTGCTAGGTGATCGGCCCGCCGTTCGTCGGCCATGCGCATGCTGGCAAAGAACCAGGCGCACGAACCGACGAACAGCAGGCCCATGACGAGCGACGCGACCTGCGTGGGCAAAAAGAACGTGCAGGCATAGAAGCCGGCAACGTATAGCAGCGGAATGGCGATGCGGGCAACGGGCAGGGCAATCTCTCGCATGGGGCTCTACTTCTTGAACTGGCTCGGGTGCCTCTCGAAGAAGTCCGTGCGGGGCGGCAGCTCCTTCACGAGGTGCTCGCCGGGAGCCTCGCCGAGTTTCTCCGTGAGCTCGTCGAGCGTGAGCAGGGCGTTGTCCCAGCTGAAGAACGAGTCCTGGTCGAAGCCGAAGTAGTCGCACACCATCTCGCAGCCCTGGGGCACGGCGGGGTGCATGAGCAGGGTGGCAGCGCGCAGCGAGTGGAATGCGTCGCGCAGGGCTGCGATGTACGCCGCGTCGTCGCCGGCGTTCTTCGCCTCCTTGCTGGCGTCGCTCCAGCGCTTGTTCGCCGAGCGGATGAGCTCCTCGGCCACGCGCATGGCACCGGGGAAGTCGAGCACGTACATGCACTGCTCAAACGCCAGGATGGCCTTGCTCGCTTCTTCGACGACCTCGGGGGCCGCAGAGCCTGCCGGCAGGTGCAGCTCGCACGTCTGGGCGGCACCGTAGAAGCAGGAGCGCGCCAGGCGGTTGAAGACGTTCGTGAGCAGTGCCGACTCCTTGAGCGCGGGGTCGGGCACGCCGGGGTTGTCCTTTGTCTTGGGGTCGAGCGGCTTGGGCGAGAAGCTCGCGGGGCGCTCGCCGAGGCCCAGGCTCAGCCAGTGGGCGCGCAGCTGCTCGGGCATGTAGTAGTCGAGCAGCTCGTGGGCCATGGGCGGCTTGACGGCGCCGGAGCTCGACGCCTTCTTCCCCATGAACAGGATGTGGTGGTTGGCGACGGGTACGCTCTGGTCGAGGCCCCAGTCGAGTGCTTCCCACAGAGCAGGCTGTGCAACGCAGTAGAAGTAGATGTTGTCCTGCCCGATGAACTGGAACTGGGCGGCCTCGGGCGAGCACCACCAGTCGCGCCAGTCGTCCGAGGCGTAGCGTGCCGCGCCGCGCTCGGCGTCACTGGCGAGTACCGTCTGCGTGAACGAGATAGGTGCCCACAGCGACTCGGGCCAGCACCAGGTGGTGAGGCCTTCCTGGCCGTCGATGTCGGGGGCAGGCACGCCCCAGTCGATGTTGCCCGTGATGCGGAACGGCAGCAACGTCTTGCCCGTGCGCAGGTTGATTCCGGCGCTGGCGAGCAGTTCATGGGCACGGTCGCGCGCCTGCCAGTCCTCGAACGTCAGCGCAAACGACTCCTTGCCCTCCACGGGCGCCGCTGTGTGAGGAGGCAGCTGGTTGGCGACGGCCTCGTAGGCTTCGCGCAGGCTGTTCTTGACGTAGATGACGGGCGGCAGCAGCCACTCGGCGACGGTCGTCGTCACGATGGGGCGCACGCGGTCATCGCCCTCCTGGCGCGTGACCTCGCTGGCGATGAAGTCGCGATAAGCGGGCAGGTCGAAGTACCAGTTGCTCACGGGGCGCAGCTCGGGCGTGCAACCGGTGAGCTGAGAGACGGGCTTGATGAGGTCCTCGGGCTCGAACTGGTGGCCCAGGTCGCACTCGTCGGCATAGGCCTTCTCGGACTTGCAGCCCTCGACGGGGCAGTGGCCGAGCACCTGGCGGCCGTTGAGGAACGTTTGGGCCTGCGGGTCGTAGAACTGCTTCGTGGCGCGTAACGTGAGCACGCCGCGCTCGTGCAGACGGCGGATGACGCAGTCCGTAAGCGCGGCGTGGAACTCACGGGCGGGGTCGAGGGCGCTGCCCGCGAACAGATCGAGCGAGATGTTGTAGGCGCGCAGGGCCTTGGCCTGGCGCTCGTGGTTCTCCTCGACGTAGTCGGTGATGGAGCCGGCGTAGCCCTCGCCCTCGACCTTCTTGCGGAAGCCCTCCATGATGGGCGAGCCGTAGCAGTCGGTGCCGGAGACGAACACGACGTTGCGTGCGCCGATGCGGTCGCGCAGGAAGCGGGCGTAGAAGTCAGCGGGTACGAACACGCCGCTGATGTGGCCGAAGTGCAGGTCCTTGTTGCCGTAGGGCATGCCCGCCGTCACGATGGCGCGCTTGGGGAAGTGCGGGCGATCGATGACGGGCGTGTCGGTGGCGGTGGCGATGGGTTCGGACATGCGGCGCTCCCTTGTGCGTGATGCGGTGACGGGGTTCGTATGCTGCGAGATTATGGCACAAGGCGGCGTCTCTCGCCGTATGCCTCGCTGTCGTGTCGCGCATTCTCTATGGCGGGGGGATGGCGACGGGCCTCGAAAGAGACGACGGAGCGAGAAGGGGATGATCGCTCTTCTCGCTCCGCCTATACGTGATGCAACGATGGCCGTCAAAAGCTGGTGCGCACTGGCGACCGGGAACAGGCGATCGGTCTTGGTCGCCGACGCCTTGGCGGCGTGGAGCAGCGGGCGGGTGGCTATCCTTCGCTTGCCACCGGTGCTGCGGAGGAGGGCTCTGCCGGGTGGACCGTTCCGGGAGCCTCGGGGCTCTGGCCTGTAGCGCCCGCAGCGGCGGAGGCCTTCTTCTTGGCGGCTGCCTGCTCGCGAAGCTTGGCGGCGCGGGCGCGGCGCTCCTCCTCGGCTTTCTGCCGGGCGGCGCGCCCCTCGTCGCTCAGGGAGAACACGTCGATGTGCTTCGTCGTGCCACCGGGGGCGTAGGTATTGTCCATGGACAGGGCGTGTTCGACGCAGACGTTGATGCAGTTGCGGCACTGCACGCACTGGAAGCGGTTGATGGCCCAC from Coriobacteriia bacterium carries:
- a CDS encoding deoxyribonuclease IV, which gives rise to MLIGAHVPTMGDYRKMAAYAAQVGCECVQVFSCSPRSYAVPPAPEKVLRQLEALRAPGADPACPPMLVHAGYLINLASDNPEQLAKSRDSFAGEIVRAHAMGAAALNVHTGSSKELPREEVAGRIAHVVVEARGLAAEMAGPQVNELPVVFEDTAGAGDTYGTTVGELAAILRELAELGRPDAEAGICIDTCHAWAAGYDLSSHAGWDELLGEIDGLCGLAGGTGGLARLRWIHANDCKYERGSRKDRHEWIGRGCVGLDGFADMVRRPELSHVNVVVEMPGEMPEKDEVNVRLLQRLRDER
- a CDS encoding type II toxin-antitoxin system VapC family toxin, translated to MIVLDCSALIDIVRHTPNGALLIERITTGEPIISSSLIHAELPSALRKYVRAGLMSKREALAKMELASTLIDTYAGIAQDRTEAFAESLRLDHSPYDMFYFVLARHNAATLVTLDRALANLCKQEGVDCLGPDELAADNVLFMSNAPSEEDAPSSTDDPGPTQE
- a CDS encoding class I tRNA ligase family protein, giving the protein MSEPIATATDTPVIDRPHFPKRAIVTAGMPYGNKDLHFGHISGVFVPADFYARFLRDRIGARNVVFVSGTDCYGSPIMEGFRKKVEGEGYAGSITDYVEENHERQAKALRAYNISLDLFAGSALDPAREFHAALTDCVIRRLHERGVLTLRATKQFYDPQAQTFLNGRQVLGHCPVEGCKSEKAYADECDLGHQFEPEDLIKPVSQLTGCTPELRPVSNWYFDLPAYRDFIASEVTRQEGDDRVRPIVTTTVAEWLLPPVIYVKNSLREAYEAVANQLPPHTAAPVEGKESFALTFEDWQARDRAHELLASAGINLRTGKTLLPFRITGNIDWGVPAPDIDGQEGLTTWCWPESLWAPISFTQTVLASDAERGAARYASDDWRDWWCSPEAAQFQFIGQDNIYFYCVAQPALWEALDWGLDQSVPVANHHILFMGKKASSSGAVKPPMAHELLDYYMPEQLRAHWLSLGLGERPASFSPKPLDPKTKDNPGVPDPALKESALLTNVFNRLARSCFYGAAQTCELHLPAGSAAPEVVEEASKAILAFEQCMYVLDFPGAMRVAEELIRSANKRWSDASKEAKNAGDDAAYIAALRDAFHSLRAATLLMHPAVPQGCEMVCDYFGFDQDSFFSWDNALLTLDELTEKLGEAPGEHLVKELPPRTDFFERHPSQFKK
- a CDS encoding 4Fe-4S binding protein, whose protein sequence is MGEFKLGRMTLRSLFSKPATEAYPAQPRTFYEQTKGHVVIDPEQCRYDGSCAVLCPTGAIEVDRHALTWAINRFQCVQCRNCINVCVEHALSMDNTYAPGGTTKHIDVFSLSDEGRAARQKAEEERRARAAKLREQAAAKKKASAAAGATGQSPEAPGTVHPAEPSSAAPVASEG